In the genome of Arabidopsis thaliana chromosome 4, partial sequence, the window AGGAAACTTTGAGCCCAAAAAAGGCCCATAGATCATCGAAGGCCTTTGATATCTGCGACGGCGAGATCAGCTTCGTCTTCCTCCAACGCTCGATTTAGGGAGGATGGTGGTTTCTCCGGGGCTGCTCTCAACTGTTTCAGGTCACTATTCGCTCCGGTTGCTTCTTCTATATACTTTCCCACTGCTTTTTGATATTGTCCTTAGTAATCATCTAGCTTCGATTTTGGTTCATAGGCGTAATCCGATTGGCTCCGTCACACCGGATTCTAAGACGCGATGGGTTCGGACCCATTTGCTTCAAGTTTTCTGGGGATTTGGTAATTTACCTTTCTTTCTATTGCGGCTTAACAGCTTAAGAAGCTTTTCACTTAAGCTCTGTTTGAGTGTGTAGAGTATCAATGGGAGAGTCAGTCATAAACATGTGCGTGGAAGTGGCACGGTGGGATCTGTAGGTTCCGCTCGTGAAAGTTGGAGCTCTCATAAGAAGCTTCCCGAAGAAGAGCCCTTATGGCTGAGTCTTCTTAGAGACATGGTCTGGTATGAAATTCTCCCACTGAGTCTagcttttaatatatatatctgctGGAAGAGTCTGAATGTTGCATTATATTG includes:
- a CDS encoding uncharacterized protein (unknown protein; Has 30201 Blast hits to 17322 proteins in 780 species: Archae - 12; Bacteria - 1396; Metazoa - 17338; Fungi - 3422; Plants - 5037; Viruses - 0; Other Eukaryotes - 2996 (source: NCBI BLink).) — protein: MVVSPGLLSTVSGVIRLAPSHRILRRDGFGPICFKFSGDLSINGRVSHKHVRGSGTVGSVGSARESWSSHKKLPEEEPLWLSLLRDMVWSTRSLLSFMAEQPSQLKYIEWPTFASTLKTATLSLCLVAVFIVALSSVDAALCYILALILRKAP